From the Paraflavitalea soli genome, the window TGCCTTATACGCAGAAGGTTGTGAGTTCGATCCTCGCCAGGCCAACCCATACCAGGTAGTGTAACCGGCCAACATATCACACTTTGACTGTGATGTTCTCAGTTCGAATCTGAGCCTGGTAACAAATGTTGTCTTTAGTTTAACGGGTAAAATACCTCACTGTGAATGAGGAGAACAGGGTTCGAGGCCCAAAGACAACCAACACGGCTTATAGTTCAAAGGAAGAACAGTACGCTACGAACGTACAGATAGAAGTTCGAATCTTCTTAAGCCGTCAGCAATTTGGGAATATAGTTCAATGGCAGAACGCTCCGCTGTTAACGAAAGAACGGATGTTCGATCCATCCTGTTCCCACAATCAAAAAAAAGACGAATAACTCCAATGGTAGAGTAGCCCGTTGAAGCCGGGTGTGTACAAGTTCGAATCTTGTTTCGTCCGCCAATACAGGTTTGATGTAACTGGCAACAACCCGGACTCCAAATCCGGACATGAAGGTTCGAATCCTTCAACCTGTGCTAAAATTAAATACTATGCGCACGCTTGTAATGAAATAGTGAACAGTTCTTAATACCTGTCCGTGTAAATGCATAGGCAGAAGAATTACTGGTTAAACTATTTCAACTTTAAATAATGGACAATACAATTGAACAGAGAATTATCAATGCCAATAGCATATTTGATAATTATTACATCGACAGTAAGGCTTTATACATGTATTGCTTTACAGGGGTGCCATGTATAGATTTTATCGATGATATTGAAGGAGAAAAGGCATTCAATGCATTTCGTGAAAAATACAGCCCGTTTATTCAGTCCGTTCATACTTATCGAAAATTCAGGCGAAAGCAGAAGAAGGTAAACTTTGACGACACGGTAGTTGTATTGAAAGATCATTGTGTGATGGAATTTTCCAATGGCTATTGCGAGATCCTGCACGATGGGCGCAATGGGCTATTCTTTACAGAAGTCATCAATCTCCTGCAGTCCTTTAAAGAAAAGCAACGGAGAAAACCGCTGGAGATCAACCTGATCGTAAAAACCAATAGCTATCTGGAGCTGAAAGCCATGGAGATCAAAAGAACTAAGCTGGACCTGGCATTGTTTTATGAGGATGACTTTCAGGCAGTAGATGAGGCGATCAGGAAACGCCTGAATCAGGAAGATGATAAAGGGATTGTATTACTGCACGGCTTGCCGGGATCGGGTAAAACGACCTACCTGCGCTACCTGATTGGAAGACTCAAGAAGAAAGTATTGTTTTTGTCGCCCAATATTGCTAGCTGCTTAACGGACCCCGATTTTATTGATCTGCTCATCGATAACCCCAATAGCGTGGTGATTATTGAGGACGCAGAAAATGTGATCATGGACCGGAGAACCAATCCACAGTCATCAGTATCTAATTTACTGAATATTTCAGATGGCTTGCTGGCCGATTTTCTGAATGTACAATTGATCTGTACATTTAATAACTCAGTCACCATGATCGATAATGCCCTGATGAGAAAAGGACGCTTGATAGCCCGGTATGAATTTGGTAAATTGAGCGTCGCCAAAGCACAGCAGTTGAGCAATCACCTCGGCTTTGATACATTAATAAAACAGCCTATGACAATTGCCGAGATCGCCAACCCGCATGAACAGGTCAATCAACCTCAACAGGTGCAGGCTATCGGCTTCAGGAGAGCTGTTATTGAAAACTAACAAAGTATGGCAAAGTTAAAATTAAAAGGAAAAGATTTGAGGGCAATTGGTTACCCGGAAGGACCGGTGATCAGCATTGCAATGAATCTGATGGAACGACATTATAAACACCACTCAACCGAACAGGCAATAGATATATTAAAAGAAGTATTGGCTACTCCGGCCGATTATGCGGAGGATGCAATACTGGCGCCTGTGGCGCAGCACTTATTGCCAAAGCCGGTTCCGGAAGGTGCAGAAATATCACTGAACGCAACAGGTATACAGTTCAATGTATTCGGAGGAGAATTTATTGAGCCTGGCGCTATGAACCAGATGTACCAGGCCGCTAAACTACCCGTTTCCATAGCTGGCGCTTTAATGCCCGATGCCCATGCAGGATACGGTTTGCCGATCGGTGGTGTACTGGCAACAGAAAATGCCGTGATCCCCTATGGCGTAGGTGTCGATATCGGATGCCGGATGTGTTTATCCATATTTGATATAGATCCAAAAGAATTGACCCAGCGTGAGCACTATTTCACCCGTGAGTTGAATGAGGCCACCTTGTTTGGTGGAGGACGTCAGTTTGAATATTCCACAGAACATCCAGTCATTGATCGTCCGGAGTTTGGAGAACTATCTCTGCTGAAAGCCTTGCAAGGTAAGGCTGCCAAACAATTAGGTTCTTCCGGTTCCGGGAACCATTTTGCCGAATTCGGTATAGTGGAGATCAACGAAAAAGATACTCAATTGGGTGTTGAAGCAGGAACTTATCTCGGATTATTGACCCATTCAGGTTCCAGGGCCCTGGGCGCCAATATTGCCAACCACTATACCAAAGTGGCCAAACAAAAAAGGCGACTACCTGGGGAGGCCAATAACCTCGCCTGGTTAACTATGGATGAACAGGAAGGGATCGAATATTGGATGGCCATGAACCTGGCCGGTGATTATGCAAGCGCCTGTCATCATGTAATACACGCAAAGATTGCCAAACAACTGGCAAGGCAGCCATTAAAAATGGTAGAGAACCATCACAACTTCGCGTGGAGAGAAATGTATGAAGGGCGCGAAGTGATTGTTCATAGAAAGGGTGCTACCCCAGCTGGCAAGAATGTGTTGGGAATCATCCCGGGTTCTATGACCGCTCCTGGCTTTATCGTAAAAGGAAAAGGCGAACTGGCTGCCATCAATTCAGCCTCTCATGGCGCCGGAAGAAAGATGAGCAGGACGGCAGCTATGAATGCCATAACAAAGAGTGCCTTGCAGGAAATGCTGACGAAGCATGGCGTAAAGCTGCTGGGAGGTGGATTGGATGAGGCGCCGCATGCGTATAAAGACATTTATACGGTGATGAATGCGCAGCAACACCTCGTGGATACAGTAGGTCTGTTCTACCCTAAGATCGTGAAGATGGACGGCACAGCACCTAAGCCCTGGATGAAAAAAGGCAAGGAAGAGTTGGGTGAGTAGAGTAGCCCGGAATGGAGCGGTTTATATCAGGGAATCGAAAATGTAATAAAGCGGCGATTCTTCCAGCACCTTGCGAATTGGCCTCGCATCGGTAGATTCCCACTTGATTAGCCGGATGAAACCATCCGCTATTTCTATACCTGTAATATCGCCATCACTAAAGCAACAGCACCCGCTGTTAAAATAACTGGGATGCGCCATGGT encodes:
- a CDS encoding AAA family ATPase, yielding MDNTIEQRIINANSIFDNYYIDSKALYMYCFTGVPCIDFIDDIEGEKAFNAFREKYSPFIQSVHTYRKFRRKQKKVNFDDTVVVLKDHCVMEFSNGYCEILHDGRNGLFFTEVINLLQSFKEKQRRKPLEINLIVKTNSYLELKAMEIKRTKLDLALFYEDDFQAVDEAIRKRLNQEDDKGIVLLHGLPGSGKTTYLRYLIGRLKKKVLFLSPNIASCLTDPDFIDLLIDNPNSVVIIEDAENVIMDRRTNPQSSVSNLLNISDGLLADFLNVQLICTFNNSVTMIDNALMRKGRLIARYEFGKLSVAKAQQLSNHLGFDTLIKQPMTIAEIANPHEQVNQPQQVQAIGFRRAVIEN
- a CDS encoding RtcB family protein, whose translation is MAKLKLKGKDLRAIGYPEGPVISIAMNLMERHYKHHSTEQAIDILKEVLATPADYAEDAILAPVAQHLLPKPVPEGAEISLNATGIQFNVFGGEFIEPGAMNQMYQAAKLPVSIAGALMPDAHAGYGLPIGGVLATENAVIPYGVGVDIGCRMCLSIFDIDPKELTQREHYFTRELNEATLFGGGRQFEYSTEHPVIDRPEFGELSLLKALQGKAAKQLGSSGSGNHFAEFGIVEINEKDTQLGVEAGTYLGLLTHSGSRALGANIANHYTKVAKQKRRLPGEANNLAWLTMDEQEGIEYWMAMNLAGDYASACHHVIHAKIAKQLARQPLKMVENHHNFAWREMYEGREVIVHRKGATPAGKNVLGIIPGSMTAPGFIVKGKGELAAINSASHGAGRKMSRTAAMNAITKSALQEMLTKHGVKLLGGGLDEAPHAYKDIYTVMNAQQHLVDTVGLFYPKIVKMDGTAPKPWMKKGKEELGE